A single window of Halotalea alkalilenta DNA harbors:
- the lysS gene encoding lysine--tRNA ligase gives MPHQDPSESTALPGQEPENHLIQERRAKLSQLRERANERGTSAFPNDFRRDSLASELELELGGYDKPALEALDRQAAVAGRVMRKRGPFIVIQDVSGQIQLYVDKHGLDTETLEEVKGWDIGDIVGAHGPVHKSGKGDLYVLMREARLLTKGLRPLPDKFHGLTDQESRYRQRYVDLIMNPEVRETFRVRAGVIAAIRRFLTERAFMEVETPMLQPIPGGASARPFVTHHNALDLDMYLRIAPELYLKRLVVGGFERVFEINRNFRNEGLSTRHNPEFTMLEFYWGYADYRDLIDLTEEMLREVALEVLGSTRIMLGHDEAAIELDLAEPFDRLSMKDAVLRYGEGIEACELESLDGITALAQRLGIELKPSWGHGKRLTEVFEAVAEHRLVKPTFITEYPAEVSPLARRSDRDPEVTDRFEFFVGGREIANGFSELNDAEDQAARFRAQAAEKDAGDLEAMYYDADYVRALEYGMPPTAGEGIGIDRLVMLLTNSASIRDVLLFPAMRPIAD, from the coding sequence ATGCCCCACCAGGACCCCTCTGAAAGCACCGCGTTGCCCGGCCAGGAGCCGGAAAATCATCTGATCCAGGAGCGCCGCGCCAAGCTGAGCCAGCTGCGCGAGCGGGCTAACGAGCGGGGCACCAGCGCCTTCCCCAACGATTTTCGCCGTGACAGCTTGGCTTCGGAGCTCGAGCTCGAACTCGGTGGGTATGACAAGCCGGCGCTCGAGGCGCTCGATCGCCAGGCGGCGGTCGCCGGGCGGGTGATGCGCAAGCGGGGCCCGTTCATCGTGATCCAGGACGTGAGTGGCCAGATTCAGCTCTACGTCGACAAGCACGGGCTCGATACTGAGACGCTCGAAGAGGTCAAGGGGTGGGATATCGGTGACATCGTCGGCGCGCATGGGCCGGTGCACAAATCCGGCAAGGGCGATCTCTACGTATTGATGCGCGAGGCGCGCCTGCTGACCAAGGGGCTGCGGCCGCTGCCGGACAAGTTCCACGGTCTCACCGACCAGGAGAGCCGCTACCGTCAGCGCTACGTCGATCTGATCATGAATCCGGAGGTTCGCGAGACCTTCCGGGTTCGCGCTGGGGTGATCGCGGCGATCCGGCGCTTCCTCACCGAGCGTGCGTTCATGGAAGTCGAGACGCCGATGCTGCAGCCGATTCCCGGCGGCGCCAGCGCCAGACCGTTCGTCACCCATCACAACGCGCTCGATCTCGATATGTACCTGCGGATCGCCCCTGAGCTCTATCTCAAGCGCTTGGTGGTGGGCGGTTTCGAGCGGGTCTTCGAGATCAACCGTAACTTCAGGAACGAGGGGCTTTCCACCCGGCATAATCCCGAGTTCACCATGCTCGAGTTCTACTGGGGATACGCCGACTACCGGGACCTGATCGATCTCACCGAAGAGATGCTGCGCGAGGTCGCTCTCGAGGTGCTCGGTAGCACCAGGATCATGCTCGGGCACGATGAAGCGGCGATCGAGCTCGATCTGGCCGAGCCGTTCGACCGGCTGAGCATGAAGGATGCGGTACTTCGATATGGTGAGGGGATCGAGGCTTGCGAACTCGAAAGCCTCGACGGCATCACCGCGCTCGCCCAGCGCCTCGGCATCGAGCTCAAGCCCAGTTGGGGTCATGGCAAGCGCCTCACCGAGGTGTTCGAAGCGGTCGCCGAGCATCGCTTGGTCAAGCCGACCTTCATCACCGAGTATCCGGCCGAGGTCAGCCCGCTGGCGCGGCGCAGCGACCGCGATCCCGAGGTCACCGACCGCTTCGAGTTCTTCGTTGGTGGGCGCGAGATCGCCAACGGTTTCTCCGAGCTCAACGACGCCGAGGATCAGGCGGCGCGCTTCCGTGCCCAGGCAGCGGAAAAGGACGCCGGAGATCTCGAAGCCATGTACTATGACGCCGACTATGTGCGCGCGCTCGAGTACGGCATGCCGCCGACCGCGGGCGAGGGCATCGGCATCGATCGTTTAGTGATGCTGCTCACCAATAGCGCTTCGATTCGCGACGTGCTGCTGTTCCCGGCGATGCGCCCCATCGCTGATTGA
- the prfB gene encoding peptide chain release factor 2 (programmed frameshift), giving the protein MREINPINAQLKDLAQRADVLRGYLDYAEKKDRLEEVNRELENPTVWNDPEYAQKLGRERAQLEQVVSTIDALDAGVGDNAELLELAVMEDDEATVEEIVVEIDRLEERLAALEFRRMFSGEMDANNAYLDIQAGSGGTEAQDWANMLLRMYLRWAEHHGFDTELVEVSAGEVAGIKSATVHIRGEYAFGWLRTETGVHRLVRKSPFDSGGRRHTSFSSVFLSPEVDDNIEIDINPADLRTDTYRSSGAGGQHVNTTDSAVRITHVPTGVVVSCQTERSQHNNRDRAMKMLKAKLYEREMQLRNAEKQKLEDSKSDIGWGSQIRSYVLDDQRIKDLRTGVQTSNCDKVLDGDLDEFIVASLKQGL; this is encoded by the exons ATGCGAGAGATCAATCCGATCAACGCCCAGCTCAAGGATCTGGCGCAACGCGCCGACGTCCTGAGGGGGTATCTT GACTACGCCGAAAAGAAAGACCGGCTAGAAGAAGTCAACCGCGAGCTCGAGAACCCGACGGTCTGGAACGATCCCGAATACGCTCAGAAGCTCGGACGCGAGCGCGCCCAGCTCGAGCAGGTGGTGTCGACCATCGACGCCCTCGACGCTGGGGTTGGCGACAATGCCGAGCTGCTCGAGTTGGCGGTGATGGAGGATGACGAGGCCACCGTCGAGGAGATCGTGGTCGAGATCGACCGCCTCGAGGAGCGCCTCGCCGCGCTCGAGTTCCGGCGCATGTTCTCGGGCGAGATGGACGCCAACAACGCCTATCTCGACATCCAGGCCGGCTCCGGTGGCACCGAGGCGCAGGACTGGGCCAACATGCTGCTGCGCATGTACCTGCGCTGGGCCGAGCATCACGGCTTCGACACCGAGCTGGTCGAGGTCAGCGCCGGCGAGGTGGCGGGGATCAAGTCGGCGACCGTGCACATCCGCGGCGAATATGCCTTCGGCTGGCTGCGTACCGAGACCGGCGTGCACCGGCTGGTGCGCAAGAGCCCGTTCGACTCGGGCGGGCGTCGGCATACCTCGTTCTCTTCGGTGTTCCTCTCTCCCGAGGTCGACGACAATATCGAGATCGACATCAACCCGGCGGACCTGCGCACCGATACCTATCGCTCGAGCGGCGCCGGTGGGCAGCACGTCAACACCACCGATTCGGCGGTGCGGATCACCCACGTGCCGACTGGCGTGGTGGTCTCCTGCCAGACCGAGCGTTCGCAGCACAACAACCGCGACCGCGCGATGAAGATGCTCAAGGCGAAGCTCTACGAGCGCGAAATGCAGCTCAGGAACGCTGAAAAGCAAAAGCTCGAGGATTCGAAGTCCGATATCGGCTGGGGCAGCCAGATCCGCTCCTACGTTCTTGACGACCAGCGGATCAAGGACCTGCGCACCGGGGTGCAGACCAGCAACTGCGATAAAGTGCTCGATGGCGATCTCGACGAATTCATCGTCGCCAGCCTCAAGCAAGGGCTCTGA